A window of the Mucilaginibacter sp. cycad4 genome harbors these coding sequences:
- a CDS encoding cellulase family glycosylhydrolase, producing the protein MKKMYFLKLLILSAIISLLSCKKTNNAPAELTVSQTALTFTAEGGTQDFSVSCNAKWNIVNPGSSWLQLDNTSGSHGNTVIHLTTLSQNVNGSTRSSTITINSSNGQARTLKVLQTSNIYPSYNTSPKAADASGMSRNAVQLAAKIKLGWNIGNTLEAPGGETAWGNPAITEDYIKFVKQQGFNAIRLPCAWNWGHLSNPATAQIDPNWLKRVKEIVGYCVNNDMYVLLNIHWDGGWLENNVTAAKQDSVNAKQKALWEQIATTMRDFDEHLMFASANEPNVDDAAKMTILNSYHQTFINAVRATGGRNSYRTLVVQGPSTDIGETNDLMTSLPQDKVASRMMVEVHYYTPYQFCLMDGDASWGKMFYYWGAGHHSTIEPDRNATWGEESDVNSAFNKMKTKFADKGIPVLLGEYGAYRRGNTSHVPLDLATHNDAIDYWLTYITKQAKASGMLPFYWDTGGALDRVNYTVKDQRTITALNKGEN; encoded by the coding sequence ATGAAAAAAATGTATTTTTTAAAATTATTAATATTGTCTGCGATAATATCGCTTTTGTCCTGCAAAAAGACAAACAACGCGCCGGCGGAACTAACAGTAAGCCAAACGGCCTTAACTTTTACAGCTGAAGGCGGGACACAGGATTTTTCTGTTAGCTGTAATGCTAAATGGAATATCGTTAATCCGGGTTCTTCCTGGTTGCAATTAGATAACACATCCGGCAGCCACGGTAATACTGTTATTCATTTAACAACATTATCACAAAACGTGAACGGATCAACACGTTCAAGTACAATAACCATAAACTCTTCCAATGGCCAGGCGAGGACTTTAAAAGTATTGCAAACTTCTAACATCTATCCCAGTTATAACACATCGCCCAAGGCCGCCGACGCGAGCGGAATGAGCAGAAATGCCGTTCAGCTTGCAGCTAAGATAAAGCTGGGGTGGAATATCGGTAATACACTGGAAGCTCCGGGCGGAGAAACAGCCTGGGGTAACCCTGCTATTACTGAAGACTATATCAAATTTGTAAAACAACAGGGGTTTAATGCCATACGTCTTCCATGCGCATGGAATTGGGGACATCTAAGTAACCCAGCTACTGCACAGATAGATCCGAACTGGTTAAAACGGGTAAAAGAAATAGTAGGGTATTGTGTAAACAATGACATGTACGTATTACTAAACATCCATTGGGACGGTGGCTGGTTGGAGAATAACGTAACGGCGGCAAAGCAGGATTCTGTGAACGCTAAACAAAAGGCACTATGGGAACAAATTGCAACGACTATGCGCGATTTTGATGAACACTTGATGTTTGCCAGTGCCAATGAACCAAATGTAGATGATGCAGCAAAAATGACAATACTTAATAGCTATCATCAAACTTTTATCAATGCAGTGCGAGCCACAGGTGGCAGGAACAGTTACCGCACATTAGTTGTTCAGGGACCCTCAACCGATATTGGTGAAACCAATGATCTGATGACATCCCTTCCTCAGGACAAGGTAGCATCCCGAATGATGGTCGAGGTACATTACTACACCCCTTACCAGTTCTGTCTCATGGATGGGGATGCAAGCTGGGGTAAGATGTTTTATTACTGGGGAGCAGGCCATCATTCTACCATAGAACCTGACCGGAATGCTACATGGGGCGAAGAAAGCGATGTAAATTCCGCCTTTAATAAAATGAAGACAAAATTTGCAGATAAGGGTATTCCGGTGTTGTTGGGCGAATACGGAGCCTATAGGCGCGGCAATACATCGCATGTTCCTTTGGATCTGGCAACGCATAATGATGCCATCGATTATTGGCTCACTTACATCACTAAACAGGCAAAAGCCAGCGGGATGCTGCCATTTTACTGGGACACCGGCGGCGCTTTAGACCGGGTAAATTATACAGTAAAGGATCAGCGTACGATCACGGCACTCAATAAAGGCGAAAACTAA
- a CDS encoding glycan-binding surface protein codes for MKKLKNIKSCLLLALLAAAAFTQYGCKKDASSASKGAPVITAIRNYVAHPGDSLLSSVGTGQWIVISGKNLKGALSINFDGVKGSFNDAWFSDTSAIVLIPAVIAFPSVPSDKLNTIQYITNHGQTTFSFPIVAPAPTISGISNEDANPGDSVKIKGFSFFFIKSVTYAGINVNNYKASNDGTSLSFVVPGSVTQTGGIVSVETKSGKASTVYPVHNFITGVLNNYDNINNFSWGSGTSNSSSDYPGNTGYYGVMQALNLSQYDYSWWNYGRSINTNAAQWVPQANLNDTVSHYALKFEISVSKPWSTGSFKILKDYSYTYTALYHPWKTATGAIAPFVTKGWQTVIIPLSNFVDDKGFPAPKLTDLLGSTGAGAINITFINDGANTVQNFEAAVDNIRIVRIK; via the coding sequence ATGAAAAAACTAAAAAATATCAAAAGCTGTTTGCTGCTTGCGTTGCTTGCTGCAGCCGCATTTACCCAATACGGCTGTAAAAAGGATGCATCATCAGCATCAAAAGGGGCTCCGGTAATTACCGCCATACGTAATTACGTAGCCCATCCCGGTGATTCGCTTTTAAGCAGTGTGGGGACAGGTCAGTGGATCGTTATATCGGGTAAAAATCTAAAAGGCGCTCTTTCAATTAATTTCGATGGCGTTAAAGGCTCTTTTAATGATGCCTGGTTTTCAGATACCAGTGCGATCGTACTGATACCGGCAGTTATCGCGTTTCCTTCAGTACCTTCAGATAAACTGAATACCATACAATACATTACGAATCACGGGCAAACTACGTTTTCATTTCCTATAGTTGCCCCTGCGCCAACCATTTCGGGTATTTCTAACGAAGACGCCAATCCCGGCGACTCGGTTAAAATTAAAGGGTTTAGCTTCTTCTTTATTAAGAGCGTCACCTATGCCGGGATTAATGTTAACAACTATAAAGCGTCAAATGATGGTACCAGCCTCAGCTTTGTAGTACCAGGGAGCGTTACTCAAACCGGCGGCATTGTGAGTGTTGAAACAAAATCGGGTAAGGCCTCGACAGTTTATCCGGTACACAATTTTATAACCGGTGTATTGAATAATTATGATAACATTAATAATTTTTCGTGGGGTTCTGGTACATCCAACAGTTCTTCTGATTACCCTGGTAACACCGGTTATTACGGTGTAATGCAAGCATTAAATCTTTCACAGTACGATTACTCCTGGTGGAACTATGGCCGGTCAATTAATACCAACGCAGCGCAATGGGTGCCTCAGGCCAACTTGAATGATACTGTAAGCCATTATGCTTTAAAGTTCGAAATATCGGTTAGCAAGCCATGGTCAACCGGCTCGTTCAAGATTTTAAAAGATTACTCATATACCTATACAGCCCTTTATCACCCATGGAAAACGGCTACAGGGGCAATTGCTCCGTTTGTTACAAAGGGTTGGCAAACAGTTATTATCCCATTGTCAAATTTTGTAGATGATAAAGGTTTTCCTGCACCAAAGCTTACAGATTTGCTTGGTTCAACAGGGGCCGGCGCCATCAACATAACATTTATTAATGACGGGGCAAATACGGTTCAAAATTTCGAGGCAGCTGTTGACAATATCAGGATAGTAAGAATTAAATAA
- a CDS encoding RagB/SusD family nutrient uptake outer membrane protein — MKRIKINITLLVISIVVISSCKKDYLKRPPLTGITTDNFYKSGSDLRLATAALYALPWAGWNNFPLLGIGDIMSGNMLQPYNSDLVQFTSFTITPQNSYLAQSWRSFYNVIAHCNTNIKAINTKMPDSVAIKSKTGALGEIRFIRAASYFHLAQLWGAVPIIEDNDKLIANPLVPRHKLEDVYRFIINDLRYAAANLPKTDQPGRVTTWSAQGMLAKVYLTRAGLNQKGSRNQSDLDSAAYYAGNVCNTSGLTLLPSYYNLFRTQFNDNSESLFAFQWAPGVPYGQGNSIQAQFAPSGSLVTGGGGWGQAIGPTTDLANLYTPQDSVRRKATFMLTGDKYRELNAAGGGYTATGVNVKKHVVGTAADNNSPTMDLGSSIEHNTILRLADVYLIYAEALLGNNASTTNALALQYFNAVRTRAGVDKVTVLTPDIIMKERRIELAFEGQYWFDLVRLSYYDPQKAVFVLQVQTTLTNDPDPNNRYVPRSLFTYDPATGIKKPQPTGPITPPTINTFTLPIPANDQTADPKLLEPPVPYYK; from the coding sequence ATGAAACGCATTAAAATAAATATAACCTTACTGGTTATCAGTATTGTTGTGATAAGCAGCTGCAAAAAAGATTATCTTAAACGACCTCCTTTAACGGGTATCACAACCGATAATTTTTATAAAAGTGGGTCAGATTTAAGATTGGCTACAGCTGCGCTTTATGCCCTACCCTGGGCCGGCTGGAACAATTTCCCGTTACTGGGTATTGGAGATATTATGAGCGGCAATATGCTTCAGCCGTATAACTCTGATTTGGTTCAGTTCACTTCCTTTACCATTACGCCACAAAACAGCTATTTAGCCCAGTCATGGAGAAGTTTTTATAATGTAATAGCCCATTGTAACACTAACATTAAAGCTATTAACACCAAAATGCCCGATAGCGTGGCTATAAAAAGTAAAACAGGCGCGCTTGGCGAAATAAGGTTTATTCGGGCTGCATCCTACTTTCACCTGGCCCAGTTATGGGGCGCAGTACCGATTATTGAAGATAACGACAAGCTGATAGCTAACCCGCTGGTGCCACGTCATAAGCTTGAAGATGTTTACAGGTTTATTATCAATGATTTAAGATATGCTGCGGCTAATTTACCAAAAACGGATCAGCCGGGCCGTGTTACCACATGGTCTGCCCAGGGTATGCTGGCAAAGGTTTATTTAACCAGGGCCGGTTTGAACCAGAAGGGATCACGCAACCAGTCTGACCTGGATAGTGCTGCTTACTATGCCGGTAACGTGTGCAATACCAGCGGTTTAACACTTTTGCCGAGCTACTACAACCTCTTCCGGACCCAATTTAATGACAATTCCGAATCATTATTTGCTTTCCAGTGGGCACCGGGCGTACCGTACGGACAAGGCAATTCCATACAAGCTCAATTCGCGCCAAGCGGCAGCCTTGTTACAGGCGGAGGCGGCTGGGGTCAGGCCATTGGTCCTACTACAGATCTTGCAAACCTCTACACACCACAGGATTCGGTACGCCGCAAAGCGACTTTTATGCTCACCGGTGATAAATATCGTGAGCTGAACGCAGCAGGCGGCGGATATACGGCTACCGGTGTAAATGTTAAAAAACACGTGGTGGGTACCGCTGCTGATAATAATTCACCAACCATGGATCTTGGGTCGTCAATTGAACACAATACAATATTGCGCCTGGCAGATGTATATTTAATATACGCCGAAGCTTTATTAGGTAATAATGCCTCTACAACCAATGCCCTCGCTTTACAATACTTTAATGCGGTACGTACAAGGGCAGGGGTTGATAAAGTTACTGTTCTTACACCCGATATTATCATGAAGGAAAGAAGGATTGAGCTGGCCTTTGAAGGCCAGTATTGGTTTGATCTGGTGCGCCTTTCTTACTACGATCCTCAAAAAGCGGTTTTTGTACTTCAAGTTCAGACAACCCTCACCAATGATCCGGATCCCAATAACAGGTATGTGCCACGGTCGTTGTTTACTTATGATCCGGCCACAGGAATTAAAAAACCTCAGCCTACCGGCCCTATCACCCCGCCAACCATTAATACATTTACCCTGCCTATACCGGCAAATGATCAGACAGCCGATCCTAAGTTGCTGGAGCCTCCTGTACCTTATTATAAGTAG
- a CDS encoding TonB-dependent receptor, which translates to MKRKSKLRPAVRWWLFLSALFFSLTGYAQSIKITGKITSAENSLPLPGVTIKVKGAPTGAISGTDGNYTINARTGDILIFSFMSYTTQQIYVGSSTVINVALKPSTNDLNEVVVIGYGTRKRRDLTGSISSVTGTDLLKTQPTTFDQALQGRVAGVVVQQVSGQPGGDVNVQIRGLGGFAGSPPLYVIDGVQIPPNGQSAISGNGTNPLSSINPSDIASIDVLKDASATAIYGSQASNGVIIITTKKGSAGSPLISYDGYIGGQKLPKYYDVMDLRQYATFMNEKSAIIGYDMRPQFANPQYLGEGTNWQKALFRTAPMQNHSVSISGGDSRTRYYLSGTYFSQQGIAVGSDFKRTSVKANIDNKTTDWLKVGINLNMAHVGENVTTSNAGVIWQALNQTPDVAVINPDGTWGGNDPNIYGAVGANPFALAKIVKDFRSRYQLFSNAYAEIQFTRDLTLRNEVAGNFDFATEDYFNPSYVMGAYTKANNSGTASNAQNFYNSISNYLTYQHTFAKKYELNVVAGHEAQLLKSNGVSATRTNFASNNVQTISSGDATTATNSGVKGQGALEAYFGRANFTYDDRYLLTATVRHDGSSKFAEAHRWNTTYSGALAWKINHESFLKGVKAINDLKLRLSYGLVNNQNIAEYAYGSTLNTISTGLSGNSQITTTTGNPDIKWETTKSYNVGLDVTVLNGRISFSADAYDRKTNNLLLSLTMPYYSGTFPSGGYSPGAIQAPYVNIGAVGNKGFEFSLSTQNIKSRNFNWNSNITFSRNINKVIQLVEGTPAIYGSVTKTVVGRSIGEFYGYQVLGIYKNAADFAKYPALSQIGGSSIPITPGTGGVWVGDVIFKDINGDGKIDASDQTFLGSPLPKFQYGIGNSFNFKNFDLNIFMTGNYGNKIYNQLKVNRDNPNQNFGYFPSVLDFAKIGLINPAGSSSDINNVFITNPSTNVVRISQGSGNDNQRFSDKYIESGSFLKCKSIALGYNFSNSILNKIKLRSLRVYVNVTNVFTITKYTGYDPEIGSWNPLAAGIDNGYYAQPRVYTVGLNVSLNN; encoded by the coding sequence ATGAAAAGAAAATCAAAATTGCGACCGGCCGTCCGTTGGTGGCTCTTTCTTAGCGCCCTGTTTTTTTCTTTGACAGGCTACGCGCAAAGCATCAAAATCACCGGTAAAATAACGAGCGCAGAAAACTCTCTTCCCCTTCCCGGCGTAACCATTAAAGTGAAGGGTGCGCCTACAGGTGCGATATCCGGTACGGATGGCAATTATACGATCAATGCAAGAACCGGGGATATCCTCATCTTTAGCTTTATGAGCTATACCACTCAGCAAATATACGTAGGCTCATCTACAGTTATCAACGTTGCGCTCAAACCGTCAACCAATGATTTGAATGAGGTTGTAGTTATTGGATATGGTACCAGAAAACGGAGGGACCTAACCGGCTCTATCTCTTCTGTAACAGGAACGGATTTGTTAAAGACCCAGCCAACAACGTTCGATCAGGCTCTACAGGGGAGAGTGGCAGGTGTAGTTGTACAACAGGTATCAGGCCAGCCGGGAGGTGACGTAAACGTGCAAATCCGTGGTTTAGGTGGCTTTGCTGGTTCACCTCCCTTATACGTTATTGACGGAGTACAGATACCCCCTAACGGACAGTCTGCCATTTCAGGCAATGGCACCAATCCGTTGTCCAGTATCAACCCATCTGACATCGCTTCAATTGATGTATTAAAAGATGCCTCGGCTACGGCTATTTATGGTTCGCAAGCATCCAATGGTGTAATTATTATAACTACAAAAAAAGGAAGCGCAGGTTCGCCGCTCATTAGTTATGATGGCTACATCGGCGGGCAAAAATTACCCAAGTATTATGACGTAATGGATTTAAGGCAGTACGCCACTTTCATGAACGAAAAAAGTGCAATAATCGGCTATGATATGCGGCCCCAGTTCGCGAATCCGCAATACCTGGGTGAAGGTACCAACTGGCAAAAAGCACTATTCAGAACAGCTCCTATGCAAAACCATAGTGTGTCCATCAGCGGCGGCGATTCCAGAACAAGGTATTATTTGTCGGGGACCTATTTCTCTCAACAAGGGATTGCTGTCGGTTCAGATTTTAAAAGGACGTCGGTAAAAGCAAATATTGACAATAAAACTACCGATTGGTTGAAAGTTGGTATAAACCTGAATATGGCACATGTGGGAGAAAACGTGACCACTTCCAACGCGGGCGTTATCTGGCAGGCGCTTAATCAAACGCCCGACGTAGCTGTGATAAACCCTGATGGCACCTGGGGTGGCAATGACCCTAACATCTATGGCGCGGTAGGCGCCAATCCATTTGCACTAGCCAAGATTGTGAAAGATTTTAGAAGCCGCTACCAGTTATTTAGCAATGCTTATGCCGAAATTCAATTTACCAGGGATTTAACCCTGCGCAATGAAGTAGCCGGAAATTTTGACTTTGCTACCGAGGATTATTTCAATCCAAGCTATGTTATGGGAGCTTACACTAAAGCAAATAACAGCGGTACCGCGTCAAACGCGCAAAATTTTTATAACTCAATCTCCAATTATTTAACCTATCAACATACGTTCGCAAAAAAATACGAACTAAACGTAGTAGCCGGGCATGAAGCCCAATTGCTCAAAAGCAATGGTGTATCAGCTACCAGAACCAATTTTGCGAGCAACAACGTACAAACAATCAGCTCCGGCGACGCGACAACTGCTACTAATTCTGGTGTTAAAGGGCAGGGAGCTTTAGAAGCCTATTTTGGCAGGGCTAACTTTACCTATGACGACCGTTATTTGCTAACGGCTACTGTACGTCATGACGGCTCATCAAAATTTGCCGAAGCACACCGTTGGAATACCACATACTCGGGTGCCCTTGCCTGGAAGATAAACCACGAAAGCTTCCTTAAAGGTGTAAAAGCTATCAACGATCTGAAGCTAAGGCTTAGTTATGGACTTGTAAATAATCAAAACATCGCGGAGTATGCTTACGGTTCCACTTTAAATACAATTTCCACCGGCTTGTCAGGTAATTCGCAAATAACTACCACAACCGGGAATCCTGACATCAAGTGGGAAACTACAAAGTCATACAACGTTGGCCTGGATGTCACTGTTTTAAACGGAAGGATCAGTTTTTCTGCTGATGCATATGACCGCAAGACAAACAACCTGTTGTTGAGCCTTACTATGCCGTATTATTCAGGGACATTCCCTTCCGGCGGGTATTCCCCAGGCGCTATACAAGCCCCTTACGTAAATATAGGTGCAGTGGGCAATAAAGGCTTTGAGTTCTCGCTATCGACACAAAACATCAAATCAAGGAACTTTAACTGGAACAGCAACATCACATTTTCCAGGAATATCAACAAAGTGATTCAATTGGTTGAGGGCACCCCGGCAATCTACGGTTCTGTAACCAAAACTGTGGTGGGGCGTTCAATAGGCGAATTTTACGGGTACCAGGTACTTGGGATTTATAAAAATGCTGCCGACTTTGCAAAATATCCCGCGTTATCCCAAATCGGAGGCAGCTCTATACCTATAACCCCTGGTACAGGGGGCGTTTGGGTAGGGGACGTTATTTTTAAAGACATTAATGGCGATGGTAAAATTGATGCCAGCGACCAAACATTTTTAGGTTCCCCATTACCCAAGTTTCAGTATGGCATCGGCAACAGTTTCAATTTTAAAAACTTCGACCTGAATATCTTTATGACAGGCAATTACGGGAACAAAATTTATAACCAGTTAAAGGTAAACCGCGATAATCCGAACCAGAATTTTGGCTATTTCCCATCTGTTTTGGATTTCGCGAAAATAGGACTGATTAATCCGGCTGGTTCATCGTCGGATATCAACAACGTATTCATTACGAACCCGTCAACCAATGTGGTCAGGATCAGCCAGGGCAGCGGTAACGATAACCAGCGTTTTTCTGATAAATATATCGAAAGTGGCTCATTTTTGAAGTGTAAGAGCATTGCTTTGGGATATAACTTTTCAAATAGTATATTAAATAAAATCAAGTTGAGGTCACTACGGGTGTATGTAAACGTTACCAACGTTTTCACCATTACCAAGTACACCGGCTATGATCCGGAAATCGGTTCATGGAACCCTTTAGCGGCAGGTATCGATAATGGATATTATGCCCAACCGCGGGTTTACACAGTTGGCCTTAACGTATCGCTAAATAATTAA